A portion of the Ferrimonas lipolytica genome contains these proteins:
- a CDS encoding DUF3014 domain-containing protein, producing MYSSKKSNNINKIAVGLLALTVIVCAIGWYFLSRHPQSEPIVEVEPIAPVEIVEPTLPIEPLPVEPVIEPIPEPEPEPILEPEPVAEPEPVIEPEPEVVVPEPEPEPLPPLNSSDDMATSLLNDISDGMRINGTLRQDNLLRRLTMFVDNLTSGEVMRSQGPLLPLIDSFPVIELNNRIFLDPDGYRRFDQMADFLYRLDEEKTSDAYLLIEPLLEEAYQELGYEQGQFRSTLFTAIDQILAAPETDSPLALTSPSVNYKFEDESLESLPDAQKVMLRMGSTNTRKVKSFLKRFKVALNN from the coding sequence ATGTATTCAAGTAAAAAAAGTAACAACATCAATAAAATCGCAGTCGGACTTTTGGCACTTACCGTCATCGTATGTGCTATTGGTTGGTACTTTCTTAGTCGCCACCCGCAATCCGAACCCATTGTAGAAGTGGAGCCTATTGCGCCAGTGGAGATCGTTGAACCCACTTTGCCAATCGAGCCGTTACCTGTCGAACCGGTAATAGAACCTATCCCAGAGCCGGAGCCGGAACCAATCCTCGAGCCAGAACCGGTGGCCGAGCCAGAACCAGTTATTGAGCCGGAACCAGAGGTAGTAGTGCCGGAGCCAGAGCCGGAACCACTGCCGCCGCTCAACAGTTCCGACGATATGGCCACATCGCTGCTTAACGACATCTCTGATGGCATGCGAATCAACGGTACCTTACGTCAAGACAACCTGTTGCGTCGGCTAACCATGTTTGTTGATAACTTAACTTCTGGTGAGGTAATGCGCAGTCAAGGGCCGCTGCTGCCGCTCATCGACTCCTTCCCAGTGATTGAGTTAAACAACCGCATCTTCCTCGATCCAGACGGCTATCGTCGCTTTGATCAGATGGCGGACTTTTTGTATCGCTTAGATGAAGAGAAGACCAGTGACGCCTATTTATTGATCGAGCCGTTACTGGAAGAGGCGTACCAAGAGTTAGGCTACGAACAGGGCCAGTTCCGTAGCACTTTGTTTACCGCTATCGATCAGATTTTGGCGGCACCAGAAACTGACAGCCCACTGGCGTTAACCAGCCCCAGCGTAAACTACAAATTTGAGGATGAATCGCTCGAATCGCTGCCTGACGCGCAAAAGGTGATGTTGCGAATGGGCTCGACCAACACCCGCAAGGTGAAGTCGTTCCTGAAGCGATTTAAGGTTGCACTAAACAACTAG
- the recG gene encoding ATP-dependent DNA helicase RecG codes for MTIATHDTLSELPITSLKGVGDKLAEKLARIGVRTVQDLLFHLPMRYEDRTQLWPVASVLPGQHATVEGEVADAHVSYGRKRMLSVTLVENSGTVVLRFFNFAAAQKDGFKVGTRVRAFGEIRAGMKGAEIIHPEYHILGERTHPLLEDALTPIYPSTEGLKQAGLRKLTTEALLLLKHHNLPELLPDGLYPNQLSLTAALHYVHRPDPDANQQQLLDGQHPAQQRLVMEELLAQNLSMLQLRQQCGGQHALPQQVDPQLEHRFLAQLPFTPTNAQTRVLADIRQDLAQSEPMMRLVQGDVGSGKTLVAALAALTAISNGHQVALMAPTELLAEQHAIAFRNWLEPLGVEVAWLAGKLKGKARQTSLGAIASGEAKMVIGTHAIFQAQVEFDHLALAIVDEQHRFGVHQRLELREKGHKEGRYPHQLIMTATPIPRTLAMTAYADLDVSVIDELPPGRTPITTVAIGDTRRDDVIERVRQACTEGRQAYWVCTLIDESEVLQCQAAEDTATELAERLPQLSIGLVHGRMKASEKQEVMQRFKAGELHLLVATTVIEVGVDVPNASLMIIENPERLGLAQLHQLRGRVGRGRVASHCVLLYHGPLSKTAQARLGVLRQSNDGFLIAQRDLEIRGPGEVLGTRQTGLAELKIADLVRDSELIPQVQRLAGHIMQHFPERVPAIINRWLAGKEIYSQA; via the coding sequence GTGACCATCGCCACCCACGACACCTTGTCGGAATTGCCGATCACCAGCCTTAAAGGGGTGGGTGATAAGCTGGCTGAAAAGTTAGCACGGATTGGTGTGCGCACTGTGCAGGATCTGCTGTTTCATCTGCCTATGCGCTACGAAGACCGTACCCAACTGTGGCCTGTAGCTTCGGTTTTGCCAGGGCAACATGCTACCGTCGAAGGGGAAGTGGCAGACGCTCACGTCAGTTACGGCCGCAAACGGATGCTGAGCGTTACCCTCGTAGAAAACAGCGGTACCGTAGTGCTGCGCTTCTTCAATTTTGCAGCCGCCCAGAAAGATGGCTTCAAAGTTGGCACTCGGGTGCGCGCCTTTGGCGAGATCCGCGCTGGGATGAAAGGGGCTGAGATCATCCATCCGGAGTATCATATCCTTGGGGAGCGAACCCACCCATTGCTGGAGGATGCATTAACGCCAATCTACCCCAGCACCGAAGGCCTCAAGCAAGCCGGTTTACGCAAGCTCACCACCGAGGCGTTATTGCTACTGAAGCATCACAACCTGCCAGAGCTGCTGCCTGATGGCCTCTATCCCAATCAATTGTCGCTAACCGCAGCACTTCATTATGTCCATCGTCCGGATCCTGACGCAAATCAACAGCAGCTGCTCGACGGGCAACATCCAGCCCAGCAACGATTGGTCATGGAGGAGCTACTGGCACAAAACCTATCCATGTTACAGCTGCGCCAACAATGCGGCGGCCAACATGCACTACCACAGCAGGTCGACCCCCAACTTGAGCATCGCTTTTTAGCGCAATTGCCGTTCACCCCCACCAATGCCCAAACCCGAGTTTTAGCAGATATCCGTCAAGATCTGGCTCAGAGCGAGCCGATGATGCGCTTGGTCCAAGGTGATGTCGGCTCAGGTAAAACCTTAGTGGCAGCCCTTGCGGCGCTCACCGCCATCAGCAACGGCCATCAGGTCGCGCTCATGGCTCCAACCGAGTTATTGGCTGAGCAACACGCCATCGCCTTTCGCAATTGGCTTGAACCACTTGGCGTCGAAGTCGCTTGGTTAGCAGGCAAACTGAAAGGTAAAGCACGCCAAACCTCATTGGGTGCCATCGCTTCGGGTGAAGCGAAGATGGTGATAGGAACCCATGCCATCTTCCAAGCACAGGTTGAATTTGATCATCTCGCTCTTGCCATCGTCGATGAGCAACACCGCTTCGGTGTCCATCAACGGTTGGAGCTGCGTGAAAAAGGCCATAAAGAGGGCCGCTATCCACATCAGTTAATTATGACCGCCACGCCGATCCCGCGCACCTTGGCGATGACCGCCTATGCCGATTTGGATGTCTCAGTTATCGACGAGCTGCCACCAGGACGCACGCCAATCACAACCGTCGCCATTGGCGATACCCGCCGCGACGACGTCATCGAGCGGGTTCGCCAAGCCTGTACCGAAGGTCGCCAAGCCTATTGGGTCTGCACTTTGATTGATGAATCCGAGGTGCTGCAGTGTCAGGCAGCAGAAGACACCGCGACCGAGTTGGCAGAGCGCTTACCACAATTAAGTATCGGCTTAGTGCATGGGCGAATGAAAGCCAGCGAAAAGCAGGAAGTGATGCAACGCTTTAAAGCGGGTGAACTGCACCTGCTCGTAGCAACCACCGTAATTGAGGTTGGCGTAGACGTGCCCAACGCCAGCCTGATGATCATCGAAAACCCCGAGCGACTAGGTTTAGCTCAGTTACACCAGCTGCGCGGTCGAGTTGGCCGTGGTCGAGTCGCCAGTCATTGTGTTTTGCTCTATCACGGTCCATTGTCGAAGACCGCACAAGCGCGACTCGGGGTGTTACGCCAAAGTAACGATGGCTTTCTTATCGCCCAGAGAGACTTAGAAATTCGTGGCCCAGGCGAAGTATTGGGTACCCGTCAAACCGGTTTAGCGGAACTTAAAATCGCCGATCTGGTCCGAGATTCAGAGCTGATTCCACAAGTCCAACGTTTGGCTGGCCATATCATGCAACATTTCCCGGAACGCGTGCCCGCCATCATCAATCGTTGGCTCGCAGGCAAAGAGATCTACTCTCAAGCATGA
- a CDS encoding AMP-binding protein yields the protein MSIKPKLPLEHLIHWEQQQGSTIWLRQPRERKLHDTTWTEALKQVTALAGALRHLGLQPGDKVAILSKNCAEWFITDLALQAGGFISVPIYPTASEDTVRYVLNHSGAKAVFIGKLDNPEAINGAIADTLLRFGMNYQSLHTQYDWQRLLTMAEPIEIELAQPEQIMTLIYTSGSTGNPKGALLSYGAYSYAADIIQNELNANPDDRVISYLPLAHITERTYVEGSAIASGATVYFLENLQTFVDDVKVAAPTLFLSVPRLWTLFRQNIIDKVGHSKLNLLLSLPLINKLVAAKIRKQLGLDSARMLGCGSAPVSPSLLQWYRRIGMDIAEAWGMTETAGLGTMNTPYRFDKLGTVGRVPLNCEVKLGDNNELLFKSPSLIDGYYNNDAATAEVFDADGYFKTGDQAQIDDDGYVSITGRIKDNFKTAKGKFVCPVPIERKLSQNPHIELVCVIGSGQPYPAAVVQLTEGAKLLPKTEVEQSLTDTMTEINVLMESHATLGGALLIAEPWTVENDVMTPTLKIKRHVVEQRFNEKIGSLRNEQIQWQQQ from the coding sequence ATGAGCATAAAACCGAAACTGCCACTAGAGCACCTAATTCACTGGGAGCAACAGCAAGGAAGCACCATCTGGTTGCGCCAACCGCGTGAGCGTAAACTGCACGACACCACCTGGACAGAAGCTTTAAAACAAGTAACGGCTCTGGCCGGCGCACTGCGCCATCTCGGCCTCCAGCCAGGTGATAAGGTAGCCATCCTATCCAAGAACTGCGCGGAGTGGTTCATTACCGATTTAGCTCTGCAAGCCGGTGGTTTCATCAGTGTGCCAATCTACCCAACCGCCAGCGAAGACACCGTCCGCTATGTGCTCAACCACTCCGGTGCCAAAGCGGTTTTCATTGGTAAGCTCGATAACCCCGAAGCAATCAATGGTGCCATTGCTGACACCTTGCTCCGTTTTGGCATGAACTATCAATCGCTGCATACCCAATACGACTGGCAACGACTGCTTACAATGGCCGAGCCCATTGAGATCGAATTAGCTCAACCTGAGCAGATCATGACGTTAATCTACACCTCGGGCAGCACCGGCAATCCCAAAGGTGCACTGCTGAGTTACGGCGCATACTCCTACGCCGCCGATATCATTCAGAATGAGCTTAATGCTAACCCTGATGATCGCGTAATCAGCTACCTGCCGCTAGCACACATTACCGAACGAACCTACGTCGAAGGTTCAGCTATCGCCTCTGGTGCTACTGTCTATTTCCTTGAGAACCTGCAAACCTTTGTCGATGACGTCAAAGTAGCCGCGCCAACCCTATTCCTATCAGTACCACGGCTGTGGACGCTATTCCGACAAAACATCATCGATAAGGTGGGTCATTCAAAGCTCAACTTGTTGCTGAGCTTGCCTCTCATCAATAAGTTGGTTGCAGCGAAGATCCGCAAGCAGCTTGGGCTCGATAGTGCCCGGATGCTTGGTTGCGGCTCAGCGCCAGTGTCACCATCGTTACTGCAGTGGTATCGCCGTATTGGCATGGATATCGCTGAAGCTTGGGGTATGACCGAAACCGCAGGTCTGGGTACCATGAACACCCCATATCGATTCGACAAACTGGGCACCGTCGGCCGCGTTCCCCTCAACTGTGAAGTAAAGCTAGGCGACAACAACGAACTGCTGTTCAAAAGCCCTTCATTGATCGACGGTTACTACAATAATGACGCAGCAACGGCGGAAGTATTCGATGCCGATGGCTACTTTAAAACCGGCGATCAGGCTCAAATCGACGACGATGGCTACGTCAGCATCACTGGGCGTATCAAAGATAACTTCAAAACCGCCAAAGGGAAGTTTGTCTGCCCAGTGCCGATTGAACGTAAGTTATCGCAGAACCCGCATATCGAATTAGTGTGTGTTATTGGTTCGGGACAACCCTACCCTGCTGCAGTTGTTCAGTTAACCGAAGGAGCGAAGTTACTGCCCAAAACAGAGGTCGAGCAATCTCTCACGGACACTATGACCGAGATAAATGTCTTGATGGAAAGTCATGCTACGTTAGGCGGAGCGCTGTTGATTGCAGAGCCGTGGACGGTTGAGAATGATGTGATGACGCCCACGCTAAAAATCAAGCGTCATGTAGTGGAGCAGCGCTTCAACGAGAAGATTGGATCGTTGCGTAATGAACAAATCCAGTGGCAACAGCAATAA
- the trmH gene encoding tRNA (guanosine(18)-2'-O)-methyltransferase TrmH translates to MSPERLARINAMLDNRQIDLTICLENIHKPHNLSAVIRTADAVGIGDVHAIWAADAGRISNHKASGSGQWVDIHKHPSTAEAIANFRAQGMQVVVTNLSATAKDYRQVDYSKPTVLMMGNERDGITAEAVALADHEVVVPMVGMVQSLNVSVAAALILYEAQRQRSEAGMYGSRKIDEQKCQRILFEGGHPIFAQICRQKQMPYPKVNKLGEIEADDAWWQQVQMSKEAWQHLDDE, encoded by the coding sequence ATGAGCCCAGAACGTTTAGCCCGCATTAACGCGATGCTCGATAACCGTCAGATCGACCTCACTATCTGCCTTGAAAATATCCATAAACCCCATAACTTATCAGCGGTAATCCGTACCGCCGATGCCGTTGGGATTGGTGATGTGCATGCGATTTGGGCTGCCGACGCTGGCCGCATTTCCAACCACAAAGCCTCTGGATCCGGTCAATGGGTGGATATCCATAAACACCCATCAACTGCGGAAGCCATTGCTAACTTCCGCGCCCAAGGAATGCAAGTGGTGGTAACCAACCTATCCGCTACCGCCAAGGATTACCGACAGGTCGATTACAGCAAACCAACCGTATTGATGATGGGCAACGAGCGTGACGGCATCACTGCAGAAGCCGTTGCATTAGCTGACCATGAAGTGGTGGTGCCGATGGTTGGCATGGTGCAATCCCTTAACGTTTCCGTTGCCGCTGCCCTTATCTTGTATGAAGCTCAACGACAACGCAGCGAAGCCGGTATGTATGGTAGCCGTAAGATCGATGAGCAAAAATGTCAGCGGATCCTGTTTGAAGGTGGCCACCCGATCTTTGCCCAAATCTGCCGACAGAAACAGATGCCGTACCCTAAAGTAAATAAATTAGGCGAGATTGAAGCGGATGATGCTTGGTGGCAACAGGTGCAGATGAGCAAAGAAGCGTGGCAACACTTGGACGATGAATAG
- a CDS encoding RidA family protein, whose product MAEKVIIATENAPAAIGTYSQAVRVDNTVYLSGQIPLDPKTMEKCGEDFDSQVVQVFENLKAVCEAAGGSLQDVVKLQIYMLDLANFAKVNEVMAQYFQQPYPARAAIGVKQLPKDVLVEMDGVMVL is encoded by the coding sequence ATGGCAGAAAAAGTGATCATCGCCACCGAGAACGCCCCAGCGGCCATCGGTACGTACTCTCAAGCAGTTCGAGTTGATAACACCGTTTATTTATCCGGTCAGATCCCGCTGGATCCTAAGACCATGGAAAAGTGCGGCGAAGACTTTGATAGCCAAGTAGTACAAGTGTTTGAAAACCTAAAAGCAGTTTGCGAAGCCGCCGGTGGCTCTTTGCAAGATGTGGTAAAACTGCAAATCTACATGCTCGACCTAGCTAACTTTGCCAAGGTTAACGAAGTGATGGCACAGTACTTCCAGCAGCCTTACCCTGCTCGCGCTGCTATTGGCGTCAAGCAGCTACCAAAAGACGTATTGGTAGAGATGGACGGTGTGATGGTGTTGTAA
- the spoT gene encoding bifunctional GTP diphosphokinase/guanosine-3',5'-bis pyrophosphate 3'-pyrophosphohydrolase has product MYLFESLKELAASYLNPEQVEQLTQAYITARDAHDGQMRSSGDPYITHPVAVARILGEMRLDHETLMAALLHDVIEDTPTTKEDLAELFGEDVAELVEGVSKLDKLKFRDREEAQAENFRKMVMAMVQDIRVILIKLADRTHNMRTLGSLRPDKMRRIARETLEIYVPLANRLGIHNVKNELEDLGFRALYPMRYRVLKSVVAAARGNRKELMHSIETAIQGRLEDANIPATVQGREKNLFSIYNKMVNKEIQFQQVMDIYAFRITVKNIDTCYRVLGAMHTLYKPRPGRFKDYIAIPKANGYQSLHTSLFGPHQLPVEIQIRTEDMDQMADRGVAAHWLYKDDDDSNAVTATTTQIRARKWMQTLLELQQSAGNSFEFIESVKNDMFPDEIYVFSPKGRILELPTGATAVDFAYAVHTDVGNECVGARVNRQAYPLSKPLISGQTVEIITAPGARPNAAWLNFAVTGKARAKIRQVLKNVAQTESVTLGRRLLNHALGDVRLEEIDQERLNQLIEESNFNTLDDLLSAIGLGDIMSLVVAQRLRDEFELPTSSKDKLPIKGADGMLVTFAKCCRPIEGDDVVAHVSPGKGLVVHIDTCRNIAKNLESEPEKFLPVQWTDGADTEYLTELRVEIVNHQGVLAKLTSVVASAKANIQHLNTEDRDGRTYLITMTLTVTSRVHLANVLRKIRVMPDVIKAARSRN; this is encoded by the coding sequence TTGTACCTGTTTGAAAGCTTAAAGGAACTGGCTGCCAGTTATCTTAATCCGGAGCAGGTGGAGCAGCTTACCCAAGCTTACATCACTGCTCGGGATGCCCACGATGGGCAGATGCGCTCCAGTGGCGATCCCTACATCACTCACCCAGTTGCGGTTGCCCGTATACTGGGTGAAATGCGTTTAGACCACGAAACGTTGATGGCGGCGCTGCTACACGATGTCATCGAAGATACACCGACTACCAAGGAAGATCTGGCCGAGCTGTTCGGTGAAGATGTTGCTGAGTTAGTGGAAGGCGTATCCAAACTCGACAAACTCAAATTCCGCGATCGCGAAGAAGCTCAAGCCGAAAACTTCCGCAAAATGGTTATGGCCATGGTGCAGGACATTCGGGTTATCTTGATCAAACTCGCCGACCGCACCCACAACATGCGCACCTTGGGCTCTCTCCGCCCAGACAAAATGCGCCGAATCGCCCGCGAAACCCTCGAAATCTATGTACCACTGGCTAACCGCCTTGGTATCCACAACGTTAAAAACGAACTGGAAGATCTCGGTTTCCGTGCGCTTTATCCAATGCGTTATCGCGTTCTTAAGAGCGTGGTTGCCGCTGCCCGTGGTAATCGCAAAGAGTTGATGCATAGCATCGAGACCGCCATTCAAGGCCGCCTCGAAGACGCCAACATCCCTGCGACCGTGCAAGGGCGAGAAAAAAACTTATTCTCCATCTACAACAAGATGGTGAACAAGGAGATCCAGTTCCAACAGGTCATGGATATCTACGCTTTCCGTATTACGGTGAAGAACATCGATACCTGTTATCGTGTCTTAGGCGCCATGCACACCCTATATAAACCACGTCCAGGCCGCTTCAAAGATTACATTGCTATTCCCAAAGCCAATGGCTACCAAAGTCTGCATACCTCACTATTTGGTCCCCACCAGTTACCGGTTGAGATCCAGATCCGTACTGAAGATATGGATCAGATGGCAGATCGCGGTGTCGCTGCGCACTGGCTCTACAAAGACGATGATGATTCCAATGCCGTTACTGCAACCACCACCCAGATCCGCGCCAGAAAATGGATGCAGACGCTGCTGGAGTTGCAACAAAGTGCCGGTAATTCATTTGAGTTTATCGAGAGTGTAAAGAACGACATGTTCCCGGACGAGATCTACGTATTTAGCCCTAAAGGCCGAATTCTAGAACTACCAACCGGGGCCACGGCGGTCGATTTTGCTTACGCGGTTCATACCGATGTTGGCAACGAATGTGTCGGTGCACGAGTTAACCGCCAAGCCTACCCATTATCGAAGCCGTTGATCTCAGGCCAAACCGTCGAAATTATTACCGCACCGGGTGCTCGCCCGAATGCCGCTTGGCTCAATTTTGCCGTTACCGGTAAGGCTCGTGCCAAGATCCGTCAAGTGCTAAAGAACGTAGCTCAAACCGAATCGGTTACCTTGGGTCGACGTCTGCTCAACCATGCTCTTGGTGACGTGCGTTTAGAGGAGATCGATCAGGAGCGGCTCAATCAACTGATTGAAGAGTCGAACTTCAATACACTCGACGATTTACTTTCTGCGATTGGTCTTGGCGACATCATGAGCTTGGTCGTAGCACAACGTCTGCGCGATGAGTTTGAGCTGCCAACCAGCAGCAAAGATAAGCTACCGATCAAAGGCGCTGATGGCATGCTGGTTACCTTTGCCAAATGTTGTCGACCTATCGAGGGCGATGACGTTGTTGCCCACGTCAGCCCAGGCAAAGGCTTGGTGGTCCATATTGACACCTGCCGTAATATAGCCAAAAACTTGGAAAGTGAACCGGAGAAATTCCTACCGGTGCAGTGGACGGACGGGGCAGATACCGAATACCTTACGGAATTGCGGGTTGAGATTGTAAACCACCAAGGCGTGCTTGCTAAGCTAACCTCGGTCGTTGCCAGCGCGAAAGCGAACATCCAACACCTTAATACTGAAGATCGAGATGGCCGAACCTATCTGATCACCATGACCCTTACCGTAACCAGCCGGGTTCATTTGGCGAATGTGTTGCGTAAGATCCGGGTGATGCCAGATGTCATTAAAGCCGCTCGCAGCCGAAACTAA
- the rpoZ gene encoding DNA-directed RNA polymerase subunit omega, which translates to MARVTVEDAVEQIGNRFDLILVAARRARQLSVQGKEALVDEENDKSTVVALREIEQGLITSSTLDDQERQAEREKEAAELAAVAAIAEGRTL; encoded by the coding sequence ATGGCACGGGTTACTGTAGAAGACGCCGTAGAACAAATCGGCAACCGTTTTGACCTGATCCTGGTCGCTGCTCGTCGCGCCCGCCAACTGTCTGTACAAGGCAAAGAAGCGCTGGTTGACGAGGAAAACGACAAGTCCACCGTCGTGGCGCTGCGTGAAATCGAGCAAGGCTTGATCACCTCTAGCACTCTGGATGACCAAGAACGTCAAGCTGAGCGCGAAAAAGAAGCCGCCGAATTGGCTGCTGTAGCTGCAATTGCAGAGGGTCGCACCCTGTAA
- the gmk gene encoding guanylate kinase translates to MARRGNLFILAAPSGAGKSSLISALLQDEPADMQVSVSHTTRLPRPGEEDGVHYHFITVEQFKDQINQGHFFEYAEVFGNFYGTSKVTIEQTLQNGIDVFLDIDWQGARQVKAQIPDALGVFILPPSRQELERRLNSRGQDSAEVIADRMAEAVAEMSHYDEFDYLIVNDNFDDSLAQLQAIVKTQRNRLSRQAEAHSVMLAGLLSQ, encoded by the coding sequence ATGGCTCGTCGTGGCAATCTGTTTATTCTCGCTGCCCCAAGTGGTGCAGGAAAATCCTCTTTAATCAGTGCACTACTGCAAGATGAACCGGCCGACATGCAGGTTTCGGTATCACACACCACCCGTTTACCGCGTCCCGGTGAAGAGGATGGCGTGCACTACCACTTTATTACGGTAGAGCAGTTTAAAGATCAGATTAACCAAGGGCACTTCTTCGAATACGCTGAAGTGTTTGGCAATTTCTATGGTACTTCTAAAGTTACCATCGAGCAGACCTTACAAAACGGTATCGACGTATTTCTCGATATCGATTGGCAGGGCGCTCGCCAAGTCAAAGCGCAGATCCCTGATGCCCTTGGAGTGTTTATCTTGCCGCCGTCACGACAAGAGCTTGAACGCCGACTCAACAGTCGCGGCCAAGACAGTGCCGAAGTGATTGCCGATCGGATGGCGGAAGCCGTTGCTGAAATGTCCCATTACGATGAGTTTGACTACCTCATCGTAAATGATAATTTTGATGATTCGCTCGCCCAGTTGCAGGCCATCGTTAAAACTCAACGTAACCGCTTGTCTAGGCAGGCAGAAGCGCACAGTGTTATGCTTGCAGGGTTATTGTCGCAATAA